In one Modestobacter sp. L9-4 genomic region, the following are encoded:
- a CDS encoding ribokinase, whose product MSVTVVGSLNEDVVVTVDRLPGRGETVIGSDVAVLPGGKGANQAAAAGRLGAGVHMVGRVGADPAAGRQLAALADAGVNVGRVQRTDGAPTGTATIPVEATGGENLIVVVPGANARLTAADVDVESVHRAGVLLLQLEVPLATVLAAAAATRGTVVLNPAPPQALPDDLLAQVDVLVPNEHELVRLAGAEPAGRSPAELADLARGLAPSVVVTLGERGALVVPGEGPALLQPPPPVTPVDTTGAGDCFCGALSSALDRGRPLADAVRYAVTAAALSTTGAGARGALPDDDAVRALLPRTPAATAVG is encoded by the coding sequence CGGCTCGGACGTCGCCGTGCTGCCCGGCGGCAAGGGCGCCAACCAGGCCGCCGCGGCGGGCCGGCTGGGCGCCGGCGTGCACATGGTCGGCCGGGTCGGGGCCGACCCCGCGGCCGGCCGGCAGCTGGCCGCACTCGCCGACGCCGGGGTGAACGTGGGCCGGGTGCAGCGCACCGACGGCGCCCCGACCGGGACGGCGACCATCCCGGTGGAGGCCACCGGTGGCGAGAACCTGATCGTGGTGGTGCCCGGGGCCAACGCCCGGCTCACCGCCGCCGACGTCGACGTCGAGTCGGTGCACCGGGCCGGGGTGCTGCTGCTGCAGCTGGAGGTCCCGCTGGCCACCGTGCTGGCCGCGGCCGCCGCGACCCGCGGCACCGTGGTGCTCAACCCCGCACCTCCCCAGGCGCTGCCCGACGACCTGCTCGCCCAGGTCGACGTCCTGGTGCCCAACGAGCACGAGCTGGTGCGCCTCGCCGGCGCCGAGCCCGCCGGGCGCAGCCCGGCCGAGCTGGCCGACCTGGCCCGCGGCCTGGCGCCGTCGGTGGTGGTCACCCTCGGCGAGCGGGGCGCGCTGGTGGTCCCGGGCGAGGGCCCGGCGCTGCTGCAGCCCCCACCGCCGGTGACGCCGGTCGACACCACCGGCGCCGGCGACTGCTTCTGCGGGGCGCTGAGCAGCGCGCTCGACCGGGGCCGACCACTGGCCGACGCCGTGCGCTACGCGGTCACCGCGGCCGCGCTGTCGACCACCGGGGCCGGCGCCCGCGGTGCACTGCCTGACGACGACGCGGTCCGCGCGCTGCTGCCCCGCACGCCGGCGGCCACCGCCGTCGGCTGA
- a CDS encoding TetR/AcrR family transcriptional regulator: MTAAALPLHLTEDAAPARRSRAERQEIVLDTAERLFSARSSRSVGMDELVRETGLGKMTVYRLFRSKDELVGAYLSRKAATVLSEIDAELIRLQGDPRAALLSVVDVVERDVTRAGFRGCPFTNVSSEYDDPQHPARSAAADYKYELHMRLLTLAGELVPDSAEDLAAEVHLIIDGMQLSGGLLGPDGPASHGRRLAERLIDAAVAGR, translated from the coding sequence GTGACTGCCGCTGCACTGCCTCTGCACCTCACCGAGGACGCCGCCCCGGCCCGCCGCTCGCGCGCCGAGCGACAGGAGATCGTCCTGGACACCGCCGAGCGCCTGTTCTCCGCGCGCAGCTCGCGCAGCGTCGGGATGGACGAGCTCGTCCGGGAGACCGGGCTGGGCAAGATGACCGTCTACCGGCTCTTCCGGAGCAAGGACGAGCTGGTCGGCGCCTACCTCTCGCGCAAGGCCGCCACGGTGCTGTCCGAGATCGACGCCGAGCTGATCCGGCTGCAGGGCGACCCGCGTGCCGCGCTGCTGTCGGTGGTCGACGTCGTCGAGCGGGACGTCACCCGCGCCGGCTTCCGCGGCTGCCCGTTCACCAACGTCAGCAGCGAGTACGACGACCCGCAGCACCCGGCCCGCAGCGCCGCCGCCGACTACAAGTACGAGCTGCACATGCGGCTGCTCACGCTGGCCGGCGAGCTCGTCCCCGACTCCGCCGAGGACCTCGCCGCCGAGGTGCACCTGATCATCGACGGGATGCAGCTCTCCGGTGGGCTGCTCGGCCCCGACGGGCCTGCCTCGCACGGCCGCCGGCTCGCCGAGCGGCTCATCGACGCAGCCGTCGCCGGCCGCTGA